The proteins below come from a single Campylobacter sp. CCUG 57310 genomic window:
- a CDS encoding ABC transporter ATP-binding protein — protein MEILKGVDLSFAYDYTLFENVNISLNSRESSAILGVSGCGKSTILHILSTLLKPKTGEVIYKGKSLYDLYSNELLQIRRLDFGIIFQAHYLFKGFNARENIELAGILSSQNIDENILENLKIKDVLNQKVGELSGGQQQRVSIARVLCKKPKIIFADEPTGNLDKQTANDVMNTLFEYIKANDAALVLVTHDNDLAAKCDNQYRLDNKELAKISI, from the coding sequence ATGGAAATTTTAAAGGGCGTAGATCTTAGCTTTGCGTATGATTATACGCTCTTTGAAAATGTCAATATATCTTTAAATTCCCGCGAAAGCTCGGCTATTTTAGGCGTAAGCGGATGCGGGAAATCAACTATACTTCATATACTTTCAACACTGCTTAAGCCTAAAACGGGCGAGGTTATTTATAAAGGCAAGTCGCTTTATGATCTCTATTCAAACGAGCTTTTGCAGATTCGCAGACTTGATTTCGGAATTATTTTTCAAGCGCACTATCTGTTTAAAGGCTTTAACGCAAGGGAAAATATCGAACTTGCAGGAATTTTATCGAGTCAAAATATAGATGAAAATATCCTCGAAAATTTAAAAATCAAAGATGTTTTAAATCAAAAAGTAGGCGAATTGAGCGGAGGGCAGCAGCAGCGCGTGAGTATCGCTAGAGTGCTATGTAAAAAGCCAAAAATAATATTTGCCGACGAACCTACCGGAAATTTAGACAAACAAACTGCAAATGACGTAATGAACACGCTTTTTGAATATATCAAAGCAAACGATGCCGCACTTGTGCTAGTAACGCATGATAACGACTTAGCCGCAAAGTGTGATAATCAATATAGGCTTGACAACAAAGAGTTGGCAAAAATTTCCATTTAG
- the fliR gene encoding flagellar biosynthetic protein FliR: MEIVQFFGADRVITFMLLFARLSGLIVFFPFFGHSQIPISAKTALTFFLTIFLFPVASVKNGEIYYLAVEILSELMLGLCAGLLVAIVFGILQLAGEQISMVMGFSMASVLDPQTGINSPVMSNIINFLALMTFLAFDGHHLLLLFFANSLTHIPLGEFYPSANIVHYTSKSMINLFMFGFIMSFPILALSLLSDLIFGMLMKTMPQFNLLVVGYPIKIVIGFVVLIAILTGMMELFSELMLRVINDMPSLFFKLS, encoded by the coding sequence ATGGAGATAGTTCAATTTTTCGGCGCAGATAGAGTGATAACTTTTATGCTGTTATTTGCCAGATTAAGCGGGCTTATAGTGTTTTTCCCGTTTTTTGGACACTCTCAAATTCCAATTTCTGCAAAAACCGCTTTAACGTTTTTTCTAACGATTTTTTTATTCCCCGTAGCAAGCGTTAAAAACGGCGAAATTTACTATCTTGCAGTTGAAATTTTAAGCGAACTTATGCTTGGACTTTGTGCAGGACTGCTTGTAGCTATTGTATTTGGCATACTTCAGCTTGCCGGCGAGCAAATTTCTATGGTTATGGGATTTTCTATGGCTAGCGTGCTTGATCCTCAGACGGGTATAAACTCGCCCGTGATGTCAAATATCATAAATTTTCTTGCCTTGATGACGTTCTTGGCATTTGACGGACATCATCTTTTGTTGTTATTTTTTGCAAATTCACTCACACATATCCCGCTTGGCGAATTTTACCCAAGCGCAAATATAGTCCACTACACTTCAAAATCCATGATAAATCTCTTTATGTTTGGCTTTATCATGTCGTTTCCTATCCTTGCGCTTTCTTTGCTGTCTGATCTTATCTTTGGGATGCTTATGAAAACCATGCCGCAGTTTAACCTGCTAGTCGTAGGCTATCCTATCAAAATCGTTATAGGGTTTGTCGTGCTTATAGCTATTTTAACGGGTATGATGGAGCTTTTTAGCGAGCTTATGCTTAGAGTGATAAACGACATGCCCTCTTTGTTTTTTAAACTAAGCTAA
- the gmk gene encoding guanylate kinase codes for MKGQILIISGPSGSGKSTLLNRLLSEESNLYFSISSTTRKIRDGEKDGVNYYYISEDEFKKGIEEGSFLEWANVHKNYYGTSLKPVLAALNEGKIVVFDVDVQGFHLTKEKFANLITSVFITTTDKKELRRRLEGRGTDTAEMIENRLMNAAGEMEHILEYDYLLINDDVEKSYENLRAILKSMKLKSANINLRQTINNWIDC; via the coding sequence TTGAAAGGACAAATTTTAATCATCAGCGGTCCAAGCGGAAGCGGTAAAAGCACTCTTTTAAACAGGCTTTTGTCCGAAGAGAGCAATTTATATTTTTCTATTTCATCTACCACCAGAAAGATAAGAGATGGTGAAAAGGATGGAGTGAATTATTACTATATAAGCGAAGATGAGTTTAAGAAGGGTATTGAAGAGGGAAGCTTTTTAGAATGGGCGAATGTGCATAAAAACTATTACGGAACTTCTCTAAAACCTGTTCTTGCGGCATTAAATGAGGGCAAAATAGTCGTGTTTGACGTTGATGTTCAGGGGTTTCATTTAACCAAAGAGAAATTTGCAAATTTGATCACCTCCGTTTTTATCACGACAACGGATAAAAAAGAGCTTAGACGTAGGCTTGAAGGCAGGGGAACCGATACTGCCGAAATGATAGAAAATCGCCTTATGAACGCAGCCGGTGAGATGGAGCACATCTTGGAGTATGACTATTTGCTTATTAATGATGATGTGGAAAAAAGTTATGAAAATTTAAGAGCGATTTTAAAATCAATGAAGCTAAAAAGTGCGAATATAAATTTACGCCAAACCATTAATAATTGGATAGATTGCTAA
- a CDS encoding twin-arginine translocase TatA/TatE family subunit produces MGPSVQQLLIILLIVVLLFGAKKIPELAKGLGKGIKSFKSEMESDDKKAENIEKVEEKKEDTITATKADETTKNA; encoded by the coding sequence ATGGGTCCAAGCGTCCAACAACTACTTATAATACTTCTTATAGTCGTATTGCTATTTGGTGCAAAGAAGATACCTGAACTTGCAAAGGGACTTGGCAAGGGCATAAAAAGCTTTAAATCGGAAATGGAAAGCGACGATAAAAAAGCTGAAAATATAGAAAAAGTCGAAGAGAAAAAAGAAGATACGATAACCGCTACTAAGGCTGACGAGACAACTAAGAACGCCTGA
- the argS gene encoding arginine--tRNA ligase has product MKNLVIDEIKKYISDDFVLEKPKDKSLAHYATPLAFSLAKELKKSPKIIAEEIVSKFSGSEILEASALNGYINFKLNSKFLDRLASDSLADPQNFAKGGADREKILIEYVSANPTGPLHIGHVRGAVFGDTLARVGAYIGKDITTEYYINDAGNQIDLLGISISLRAREELFKEEVNYPEKYYRGDYILDIAREANDKFGKEIFYDESRNLELAEFGKDIVLGLIKQNLAEAKIFIDNWASERSYYNKLQATLEKLKKCGGIYEDEGKIWIRSSEVGDEKDRVIVREDGRETYLAGDIVYHNDKFERGYDRYINIWGADHHGYIARMKAAIHFLGYDESRLEVLLTQMVSLLKNGEQFKMSKRSGNVVLMSDVTAEIGYEALRFMFLSKKSDTHLEFDVDELKREDSSNPIFYINYAHARVNQIFAKAGKSIDDVNNIEFKSLSEDAKNLLFEALSLNDVLVDAFNARAMQKICDYLKSLSANFHKFYNENRVVGSQNEDELLKLFAVVALSVKTALALMGITAKDSM; this is encoded by the coding sequence GTGAAAAATTTAGTCATAGATGAGATAAAAAAATACATAAGCGATGATTTTGTATTAGAAAAGCCAAAAGACAAGAGTTTGGCGCATTATGCCACGCCTCTTGCTTTTTCTCTTGCAAAAGAGCTTAAGAAATCTCCAAAAATCATAGCCGAAGAGATCGTTTCTAAATTTAGCGGTAGCGAAATTCTTGAAGCAAGCGCACTAAACGGATATATAAATTTTAAATTAAATAGCAAATTTTTAGATAGACTTGCCAGCGATAGCCTTGCAGATCCTCAAAATTTCGCAAAAGGCGGAGCGGATAGAGAAAAGATACTGATAGAGTATGTAAGCGCTAATCCAACAGGACCGCTTCATATCGGACATGTAAGAGGTGCTGTATTTGGCGATACATTAGCTCGCGTAGGAGCTTATATCGGCAAGGATATCACGACTGAGTACTATATAAACGACGCAGGCAACCAAATAGACCTGCTTGGAATTTCCATAAGTCTTAGGGCTCGCGAAGAGCTTTTTAAAGAAGAAGTAAATTATCCTGAAAAGTATTATAGAGGTGATTATATCTTAGATATCGCACGCGAAGCAAACGATAAATTCGGCAAAGAAATTTTTTATGATGAAAGTAGAAATTTAGAGCTTGCAGAATTTGGCAAAGATATAGTGTTGGGTCTCATCAAACAAAATTTGGCTGAAGCAAAAATTTTTATAGATAATTGGGCTAGCGAGAGAAGTTATTATAACAAGCTTCAAGCTACTCTTGAAAAGCTTAAAAAATGCGGCGGCATCTATGAGGATGAGGGTAAAATCTGGATAAGATCAAGCGAGGTGGGAGATGAAAAAGATCGCGTGATAGTTAGAGAAGATGGGCGTGAAACCTACCTTGCGGGCGACATAGTCTATCACAATGACAAATTTGAGCGCGGATATGATAGGTATATCAACATCTGGGGTGCAGATCATCACGGATATATCGCTAGAATGAAAGCCGCGATACACTTTTTGGGCTATGATGAAAGCAGGCTTGAGGTGCTGCTAACTCAGATGGTTTCGCTTCTTAAAAACGGCGAGCAGTTTAAGATGAGCAAGCGCTCGGGCAATGTGGTGCTTATGAGCGATGTAACTGCTGAGATAGGGTATGAAGCGCTTAGGTTTATGTTTTTAAGTAAGAAAAGCGACACGCATCTTGAATTTGATGTGGATGAACTAAAGCGAGAAGATAGCTCAAATCCGATTTTTTATATCAACTACGCTCATGCGCGCGTGAATCAAATTTTTGCAAAAGCGGGTAAAAGTATAGATGATGTAAATAACATTGAGTTTAAAAGCTTAAGTGAGGATGCTAAGAATTTGCTTTTTGAAGCACTTTCTTTAAATGACGTGCTTGTAGATGCGTTTAATGCTCGTGCAATGCAGAAAATTTGCGACTATCTAAAATCGCTTTCCGCAAATTTTCATAAATTTTATAACGAAAATCGCGTTGTAGGAAGCCAAAATGAAGATGAGCTACTAAAGCTCTTTGCAGTCGTAGCCCTCTCGGTAAAAACCGCTTTAGCGCTTATGGGGATAACTGCTAAGGACAGTATGTAA
- a CDS encoding YeiH family protein — MNTMKIKAVFLLLGLAIAAYFASNLDFVKTFQLSPLIIAILLGMIIGNSFKSAVTILKDSGILTIATKQILRLGIILFGFRLTLQDIYEVGFLGILIAFIVVFSTFFLGIFLGRAMGIESKSATLISSGASICGAAAVLATQSVVKADGDRVAVAVSTVVLFGTIGMFVYPILFRSEILGFDAATMGLFTGSTLHEVAHVIGAAAGIGENAGAGAVIMKMLRVLMLVPFLLMLGIFSFRQSGERGSGIKNFVPYFALWFLAAVFAGSLPIFPKQILSTINFIDTILLCIAMGALGTTIRKDVLLNAGKKPFILAFLLFVWLFISGFFMVKFWL; from the coding sequence ATGAATACAATGAAAATCAAAGCCGTTTTTTTGCTGCTTGGGTTAGCTATAGCGGCTTATTTTGCGTCAAATTTGGATTTTGTTAAGACGTTTCAGCTAAGTCCGCTTATTATAGCTATTTTGCTTGGTATGATTATCGGAAATAGCTTCAAATCGGCCGTTACGATACTTAAAGATAGCGGAATTTTAACCATAGCTACAAAGCAAATTTTAAGACTTGGTATCATACTTTTTGGATTTAGATTAACGCTTCAAGACATCTATGAGGTTGGATTTTTGGGTATTTTGATAGCTTTCATAGTGGTTTTTTCTACATTTTTTTTAGGTATTTTTCTTGGGCGCGCTATGGGCATAGAGTCTAAAAGCGCTACGCTTATAAGCTCTGGTGCTTCTATTTGCGGAGCTGCGGCGGTTCTTGCAACTCAAAGCGTAGTCAAGGCAGATGGCGATCGCGTGGCGGTTGCGGTTAGTACGGTAGTGCTTTTTGGAACTATCGGGATGTTTGTCTATCCTATTTTATTTAGAAGTGAAATTTTAGGCTTTGATGCAGCGACTATGGGGCTTTTTACGGGTTCTACGCTTCACGAGGTCGCTCACGTGATAGGAGCAGCGGCCGGTATAGGTGAAAACGCAGGCGCAGGCGCTGTGATCATGAAGATGTTAAGAGTGCTTATGCTCGTTCCGTTTTTACTAATGCTTGGAATTTTTAGCTTTAGACAAAGCGGAGAAAGGGGCTCCGGTATAAAAAATTTCGTGCCTTATTTTGCGCTTTGGTTTTTGGCGGCCGTTTTTGCAGGCTCTTTGCCTATTTTCCCAAAGCAAATTTTGTCTACTATAAACTTCATCGACACTATTTTGCTCTGTATCGCTATGGGTGCGCTTGGAACGACTATCAGAAAAGACGTGCTTTTAAATGCGGGCAAAAAGCCGTTTATTTTAGCCTTTTTGTTATTTGTGTGGCTTTTTATAAGCGGATTTTTTATGGTTAAATTTTGGCTTTGA
- a CDS encoding tetratricopeptide repeat protein produces the protein MRKIALFLMLCLALFASQDYAKLERKCDKNDAKACLKLALNLEMNEINEERILTLLKKSCALDNAQGCSYAGVVYSLKSTPDHAKASFYMHKACDMNLGDGCWNLGYLYSYGLGVKKDENRAFELYKRSCELRYGVGCEALALAYKDKKDEANYFKYLNLACQNGHVDSCSNIGYMYERGSGAQFNLLEAMKFYDMACKGEDQLACYALGYIYEKGAEGIVAKPKEALRLYERACELGEKHSCDEAKRLKDSRIK, from the coding sequence TTGAGAAAAATAGCGCTATTTTTAATGCTTTGTCTAGCCTTATTTGCTTCACAAGATTATGCTAAACTTGAGAGAAAATGCGATAAAAACGATGCTAAAGCTTGTTTGAAGCTTGCTTTAAATTTAGAGATGAATGAAATAAACGAAGAGAGGATTTTAACGCTTCTTAAGAAGTCTTGCGCGCTTGATAATGCGCAGGGCTGTTCGTATGCGGGGGTTGTGTATTCTTTAAAATCAACACCCGATCACGCCAAAGCAAGCTTTTATATGCACAAGGCTTGCGATATGAATTTAGGCGACGGGTGCTGGAATTTGGGGTATTTGTACTCTTACGGGCTTGGCGTTAAGAAGGACGAAAACAGAGCTTTTGAGCTTTATAAGAGATCTTGCGAGCTACGATACGGTGTGGGATGCGAAGCCTTAGCTCTTGCGTATAAAGATAAAAAAGACGAGGCCAATTATTTTAAATACCTAAATTTAGCTTGCCAAAACGGACATGTAGATAGCTGCTCAAACATCGGCTATATGTATGAGCGAGGAAGCGGTGCTCAGTTTAATCTGCTTGAGGCGATGAAATTTTACGATATGGCTTGCAAGGGCGAAGATCAGCTTGCTTGCTATGCGCTTGGGTATATCTACGAAAAAGGAGCCGAAGGTATAGTAGCCAAGCCTAAAGAGGCTCTAAGGCTTTATGAAAGAGCATGCGAGCTTGGCGAGAAGCATTCTTGCGATGAGGCTAAAAGACTAAAAGATAGCCGAATAAAATAA
- the rsfS gene encoding ribosome silencing factor → MQERIDKIVKILDEKKAEAIEVFDMRDRDYFVKFVVIATTMGERHAYALTDDLKIGLKPYGEEFLGIESSPDWVVIDLGDILVHLLSPEHRAKYNIEEFLAKLKEQRE, encoded by the coding sequence ATGCAAGAAAGAATCGACAAAATAGTAAAAATTCTGGATGAGAAAAAGGCTGAAGCGATAGAAGTTTTTGATATGAGAGATCGTGATTATTTCGTTAAATTCGTAGTTATCGCAACGACGATGGGCGAAAGGCACGCTTATGCCTTAACGGACGATCTTAAAATAGGACTTAAGCCTTATGGCGAAGAATTTTTGGGCATTGAAAGCTCTCCTGATTGGGTTGTAATCGATCTTGGCGATATCTTAGTACACTTGCTAAGCCCTGAGCACCGAGCCAAATATAACATCGAAGAGTTTTTAGCAAAGCTAAAAGAGCAAAGAGAGTAG
- the nadD gene encoding nicotinate (nicotinamide) nucleotide adenylyltransferase: protein MKLAFFGGSFDPPHLGHDTIVKSALKSLDIDKLIIMPTYISPFKSEFSAPPELRFKWISEIWGDLKGVEISKFEIDQNRPVPTIESVLHLYEIYDIKKFYLLIGADHLENLHKWHDIDRLKELVEFVIAQRDKIEIPKILHKMNMHVDISSSQIRADLAQEGLPEKIKDEVIKFYQGLKCKKESTK from the coding sequence ATGAAGTTGGCATTTTTCGGCGGAAGCTTTGATCCGCCGCATTTGGGGCACGATACGATAGTAAAGAGTGCTTTAAAGAGTCTTGATATAGATAAACTTATCATTATGCCTACATACATAAGCCCTTTTAAGAGTGAATTTTCCGCTCCGCCCGAGCTTAGATTCAAGTGGATCAGTGAAATTTGGGGTGATTTAAAAGGCGTTGAGATAAGCAAATTCGAGATAGATCAAAACCGCCCCGTGCCTACGATAGAGAGTGTTTTGCATCTTTATGAAATTTATGATATCAAGAAATTTTATCTGCTAATAGGCGCTGATCACCTTGAAAATTTACACAAATGGCACGATATAGATAGACTTAAAGAGCTAGTGGAATTTGTTATCGCCCAGCGCGATAAAATTGAGATTCCAAAGATACTTCACAAGATGAATATGCACGTTGATATCTCCTCTTCGCAGATACGAGCAGATCTAGCGCAAGAGGGACTGCCTGAAAAAATCAAAGATGAAGTTATAAAATTTTACCAAGGATTAAAATGCAAGAAAGAATCGACAAAATAG
- the gap gene encoding type I glyceraldehyde-3-phosphate dehydrogenase, translating into MVKIAINGFGRIGRCAARIILQRDDVELVAINDTAKRDMTRYLLKYDTVHGEFKQDVKVLSDDYIEVNGKKIRVFSTRDANELDFAGCGADVVLECTGAYLTTEKCEPYLKNGIKKVIMSAPAKDDTPTYVIGVNESEYKGEAVISNASCTTNCLGPVAKVLDDVFGIKKGLMTTIHAYTHGQSLVDVKAKDFRRSRAAALNIGPTTTGAAKAISKVLPQLKGKMHGQSVRVPVANVSMVDLTVVLDKEVSVEDVNNAFRNAANGAMKGILLVDDDQRVSSDFMTSSYSSIVASDITQVICGDMVKVMAWYDNEWGYSERLVDMAVHAMKKA; encoded by the coding sequence ATGGTTAAAATTGCGATCAACGGTTTTGGAAGAATCGGAAGGTGTGCCGCTCGCATAATCTTACAGCGCGATGATGTGGAACTAGTCGCTATAAACGACACGGCAAAAAGAGATATGACAAGATATCTGCTTAAATACGACACCGTGCATGGGGAATTTAAGCAAGATGTAAAAGTGCTTAGTGATGATTATATCGAAGTAAACGGTAAAAAAATTAGAGTTTTTTCAACAAGAGACGCAAATGAGCTTGATTTTGCCGGTTGCGGGGCTGATGTGGTTCTTGAATGTACGGGAGCTTATCTAACTACCGAAAAATGCGAGCCTTATCTTAAAAACGGCATTAAAAAAGTTATCATGAGTGCACCCGCTAAGGATGATACGCCTACATACGTTATAGGCGTAAATGAAAGCGAATACAAAGGCGAAGCCGTCATCTCAAACGCAAGCTGCACGACAAACTGCCTTGGACCTGTCGCAAAAGTGCTTGATGACGTATTTGGCATCAAAAAGGGTCTTATGACTACGATTCACGCCTACACCCACGGGCAAAGCTTGGTTGATGTAAAAGCAAAAGATTTTAGACGCTCTCGCGCTGCGGCTTTAAATATCGGACCTACTACAACCGGAGCCGCAAAAGCCATAAGCAAAGTGCTTCCTCAGCTTAAAGGCAAGATGCACGGACAAAGCGTTAGGGTGCCTGTTGCTAACGTGTCTATGGTTGATTTAACCGTGGTTTTGGATAAAGAAGTAAGCGTAGAAGATGTAAATAACGCCTTTAGAAACGCCGCAAATGGCGCTATGAAGGGAATTTTACTCGTAGATGACGATCAGAGAGTATCAAGCGACTTTATGACTTCAAGCTATAGCTCTATCGTTGCAAGCGATATTACGCAAGTTATTTGCGGTGACATGGTAAAGGTTATGGCTTGGTATGACAACGAGTGGGGCTACTCCGAGCGCCTTGTGGATATGGCTGTTCATGCTATGAAAAAGGCTTAA
- the pgk gene encoding phosphoglycerate kinase, with translation MSDILSINDLELNGKKVFIRCDFNVPMDEFLNITDDRRIRSAIPTIRYCLDHGCSIVLASHLGRPKSGFEEKFSLKNVAKRLSRLLDRDVKFASDVIGEDAKSKAENLKSGEILMIENLRFEKGETKNDQTLAGELAKFGEFYVNDAFGVCHRAHASVEAITKFYDDNHKAAGFLLQKEINFAQNLIKHPSRPFVAVVGGSKVSGKLQALHNLLPRVDKLIIGGGMAFTFLKALGENIGNSLLEEDLIEDAKEILKKGKELGVKIYLPVDVVAAQTFSQDSAVKYVPAQEIPSGWMGLDIGPASTRLFKEVLADAQTIWWNGPMGVFEMDKFSKGSIKMSHAIVETHATTVVGGGDTADVVERAGNADEMTFISTGGGASLELIEGKELPGIKPLRKARES, from the coding sequence ATGAGCGATATATTATCGATAAACGATCTTGAGCTTAACGGTAAAAAAGTCTTTATAAGGTGCGATTTTAACGTCCCTATGGACGAATTTTTAAACATAACCGACGATAGGAGAATTCGCTCCGCAATTCCTACCATAAGATACTGCCTTGATCACGGCTGCTCTATCGTTTTAGCAAGCCATCTTGGTCGCCCGAAAAGCGGCTTTGAAGAGAAATTTTCGCTTAAAAATGTAGCTAAAAGGCTTTCTCGCCTTCTTGATAGGGATGTGAAATTTGCAAGCGATGTGATCGGTGAAGACGCTAAAAGCAAGGCCGAGAATCTAAAAAGCGGTGAAATTTTGATGATTGAAAATTTGCGCTTTGAAAAGGGCGAAACTAAAAACGACCAGACTCTTGCCGGAGAACTTGCAAAATTTGGTGAATTTTACGTAAATGACGCATTTGGTGTATGCCACAGAGCTCATGCTTCTGTTGAAGCGATAACTAAATTTTATGACGATAACCACAAAGCTGCCGGATTTTTACTTCAAAAAGAGATAAATTTCGCTCAAAATTTGATAAAACATCCTTCACGTCCGTTTGTAGCCGTTGTGGGCGGTTCAAAAGTAAGCGGCAAGCTTCAAGCGCTTCATAATCTACTTCCGCGTGTTGATAAGCTAATAATCGGCGGCGGAATGGCTTTTACTTTCTTAAAAGCTCTTGGCGAAAATATCGGAAATTCGCTTCTTGAAGAAGATCTTATAGAGGACGCAAAAGAAATTTTAAAAAAGGGAAAAGAGCTTGGAGTTAAAATTTACTTGCCTGTTGATGTGGTGGCGGCTCAGACATTTTCACAAGACAGTGCCGTCAAATACGTGCCTGCTCAAGAAATTCCAAGCGGCTGGATGGGGCTTGATATAGGACCTGCCTCAACGAGGCTTTTTAAAGAGGTGTTAGCCGATGCTCAAACTATCTGGTGGAACGGTCCTATGGGTGTTTTTGAGATGGATAAATTTAGCAAAGGAAGCATCAAGATGAGCCACGCGATCGTAGAGACTCATGCCACTACGGTTGTAGGAGGCGGAGATACCGCCGATGTAGTCGAGCGTGCGGGCAATGCCGATGAGATGACCTTTATCTCAACGGGTGGCGGAGCTAGCCTTGAGCTAATCGAAGGCAAAGAGCTTCCTGGCATAAAACCTCTTAGAAAGGCGCGTGAATCGTGA
- a CDS encoding triose-phosphate isomerase, protein MKFAANLKCNHTRASFKQYAQILDENLSSSDDVVVFAPFTAFEDEKHKFTLGAQNFYPCENGAFTGEIGKAMLDEFSINCVLIGHSERREVLGECEEMLKAKFEFAVKNGWHIVYCIGESLEINEAGGTKEFLKKQLENIDLGYLNLTIAYEPIWAIGTGKSATNEQIAEILDFLSTLTTAPLLYGGSVNAKNIAQIAQIKSCKGVLVGTASWDAHNFLNLIKALSRE, encoded by the coding sequence GTGAAATTCGCAGCAAATTTAAAATGCAATCACACAAGGGCTAGCTTTAAGCAGTATGCTCAAATTTTAGATGAAAATTTAAGCTCAAGCGACGATGTGGTAGTATTTGCACCATTTACCGCTTTTGAGGATGAAAAGCATAAATTTACTCTTGGCGCGCAAAATTTCTATCCGTGTGAAAACGGAGCATTTACGGGCGAGATCGGCAAGGCGATGCTTGATGAATTTAGCATTAATTGCGTTCTCATCGGGCACTCTGAAAGGCGCGAGGTGCTTGGTGAGTGCGAAGAGATGCTAAAAGCGAAATTTGAATTTGCGGTAAAAAACGGCTGGCATATAGTTTATTGCATAGGCGAGAGCCTAGAGATAAACGAGGCGGGCGGCACAAAGGAATTTTTAAAAAAACAGCTTGAAAATATCGATTTAGGCTACTTGAATTTGACTATAGCTTACGAGCCGATCTGGGCCATAGGCACGGGCAAGAGCGCTACAAACGAGCAGATAGCTGAAATTTTAGATTTCTTATCTACTTTAACGACTGCACCTTTGCTTTACGGTGGAAGCGTGAATGCTAAAAATATCGCCCAGATCGCACAAATCAAAAGCTGCAAAGGGGTTTTGGTAGGTACTGCAAGCTGGGATGCGCATAATTTTTTAAATTTAATAAAAGCTTTATCTCGCGAGTAA
- the fabI gene encoding enoyl-ACP reductase FabI has protein sequence MIMKGKKGLIVGVANAKSIAHGIAEACHAQGAQLAFTYLNDALKKRVEPIAEELGSKFVYELDVNNEEHLNGLAEKIRADLGEIDFIVHAVAFAPREALEGEFINTSKEAFDIAMGTSVYSLLSLTRAVMPVLKEGGSVLTLTYLGGPKFVPHYNVMGVAKAALESSVRYLAHDLGAKNIRVNAISAGPIKTLAASGIGDFKMILKYNECNAPLKRNVSTEDVGKSAMYLLSDLASGVTGEIHYVDCGYNIMGMSDIAKDEEGNTILAWDAHKA, from the coding sequence ATGATAATGAAGGGCAAAAAAGGTCTTATAGTAGGCGTTGCAAACGCTAAATCAATCGCTCACGGAATCGCTGAAGCGTGTCACGCTCAAGGTGCGCAGCTTGCATTTACATATCTAAATGACGCTCTTAAAAAGCGCGTTGAGCCAATTGCCGAAGAACTTGGAAGCAAATTTGTCTATGAGCTTGACGTAAATAACGAGGAGCATTTAAATGGGTTAGCCGAGAAGATAAGAGCCGATCTTGGCGAGATAGACTTCATCGTTCATGCCGTGGCTTTTGCTCCAAGAGAGGCGCTTGAAGGCGAGTTTATAAATACGAGTAAAGAGGCGTTTGATATCGCTATGGGAACTTCGGTTTATTCGCTTTTAAGTCTTACAAGAGCGGTTATGCCCGTGCTTAAAGAAGGTGGCTCAGTGCTTACTCTAACCTATCTTGGCGGACCTAAATTCGTGCCTCACTACAACGTGATGGGTGTAGCAAAAGCCGCGCTTGAAAGCTCGGTAAGATACTTGGCGCATGATTTAGGGGCTAAAAATATCCGCGTAAATGCTATCAGTGCAGGACCTATCAAAACGTTAGCGGCAAGCGGCATAGGTGACTTTAAGATGATACTTAAATATAACGAATGCAACGCTCCGTTAAAGCGCAACGTTTCAACTGAAGATGTCGGCAAGAGTGCTATGTATCTGTTAAGTGACCTTGCAAGCGGCGTTACCGGTGAGATTCACTATGTGGATTGCGGATACAATATAATGGGTATGAGCGATATCGCAAAAGACGAAGAAGGAAATACTATCTTAGCTTGGGATGCGCATAAGGCTTAA